Proteins found in one Strix uralensis isolate ZFMK-TIS-50842 chromosome 21, bStrUra1, whole genome shotgun sequence genomic segment:
- the LOC141953124 gene encoding carboxyl-terminal PDZ ligand of neuronal nitric oxide synthase protein-like codes for MPVKNRYNLVDDGCDSRVPLHNEEAFQHGIHFQAKYIGSLDVPRPNSRVEIVAAMRRIRYEFKAKNIKKKKVSIIVSVDGVKVILRKKQKRKEWTWDESKMVVMHDPVYRIFYVSHDSQDLKIFSYIARDGANNSFRCNVFKSKKKSQAMRVVRTVGQAFEVCHKLSLQHALQNADGQADGASDKSAEEQPLEVHQIKGSKITDAEEVGIDSDSICVSERGPGELPAARGDLGMLKPGQAPKDKNCQDAENCSLHPASSQQLLSPGSPCSSASITPLASQHCLQLLQQQLLQQQQQTQVAVAQVQLLKDQLAAETAARIEAQARVRQLLLTNRDLLQHVSLLVRQLTVLEAREQHRQPADRSLQNLSLAQSLSLNLKNHYSLDIHLPSTSTPASILGSPVAPGSLPALGPGNSYLNLVSLERGSHRYSSKDGDECLAVLEGQDGLSRRVEGSEVDEFFLLNGSGRQKVDDMDRGDEDRRQQPIPKLNPPPPILRKRSSKTSPSLEVEVKLESAAHVSLPSPSISSLTSIAASPLTLSDPEARTPARSAASSTEPGPTAACQRALGKDRTGDSGQMSPLAGGHDPAASKALAKDLAALGSPTDSTLPFSPADDTCLHISFSEDELLEPELDTAVGPSRVPS; via the exons TATGAATTCAAAGCCAAGAACATTAAGAAGAAGAAAGTGAGCATCATCGTGTCTGTGGATGGGGTGAAGGTGATTCTGCGCAAGAAGCAGAAG AGAAAGGAGTGGACCTGGGATGAGAGTAAGATGGTGGTGATGCACGATCCCGTGTACAG AATCTTCTACGTGTCTCACGACTCGCAAGACCTGAAAATATTTAGTTACATCGCAAGGGATGGCGCTAACAACTCCTTCAGGTGCAACGTCTTCAAATCAAAGAAGAAG AGCCAGGCGATGCGGGTGGTGCGCACGGTGGGACAGGCCTTCGAGGTGTGCCACAAGCTGAGCCTGCAGCACGCCCTGCAGAACGCCGACGGGCAGGCGGACGGCGCCAGCGACAAGTCGGCCGAGGAGCAGCCGCTGGAAG TTCATCAGATAAAGGGCTCCAAGATCACGGATGCAGAAGAGGTTGGCATCGACTCTGACAGCATCTGTGTGTCTGAGAGGGGACCTGGAGAGCTGCCCGCTGCCAGGGGGGACCTCGGCATGCTGAAACCTGGGCAAGCCCCAAAGGATAAGAACTGCCAG GATGCCGAGAACTGCTCCCTCCACCCGGCCAGCTcacagcagctgctcagccccGGTAGCCCCTGCTCCTCAGCCTCCATCACCCCGCTGGCCTCCCAGCActgcctccagctgctccagcagcagcttctccagcagcagcagcagacgcAGGTGGCCGTGGCCCAG GTGCAGCTGCTGAAGGACCAACTGGCGGCCGAAACGGCGGCGCGGATCGAAGCGCAGGCCCGGGTGCGGCAGCTCCTATTGACCAACCGTGACCTGCTGCAACACGTCTCCTTGCTGGTGCGGCAGCTGACGGTGCTGGAAGCCCGGGAGCAGCACCGGCAGCCGG CTGACCGCTCCTTGCAAAACCTGTCTCTGGCTCAGTCCCTCTCCCTGAACCTGAAGAACCACTACAGCCTGGACATCCACCTGCCCTCCACCTCCACCCCCGCCAGCATCCTGGGCAGCCCCGTGGCCCCCGGCTCGCTGCCAGCCCTGGGCCCCGGGAACTCCTACCTCAACCTCGTCAGCCTGGAGAGGGGCAGCCACCGCTACAGCAGCAAGGATGGGGACGAGTGCCTGGCCGTGCTGGAGGGGCAGGACGGGCTCAGCCGGCGCGTGGAGGGCTCCGAGGTCGACGAGTTCTTTCTGCTCAATGGGAGCGGCCGGCAGAAGGTGGATGACATGGACAGAGGGGACGAGGACAG GCGGCAGCAGCCCATTCCCAAGCTCAACCCGCCCCCACCTATCCTACGCAAAAGGTCGAGCAAGACCTCCCCGAGCCTGGAAGTGGAGGTGAAGCTCGAGAGCGCTGCCCATGtcagcctgcccagccccagcatctCCAGCCTCACCAGCATCGCTGCCAGCCCGCTCACCCTCTCGGACCCTGAGGCAAGGACTCCTGCCCGGAGCGCTGCCTCCAGCACGGAGCCCGGCCCTACCGCGGCCTGCCAGCGTGCTCTGGGCAAGGACAGGACTGGGGACAGCGGGCAGATGTCGCCCTTGGCCGGTGGCCACGACCCTGCAGCCAGCAAGGCCCTAGCCAAGGACTTGgccgccctgggcagccccacgGACAGCACGCTGCCCTTCTCCCCTGCAGATGACACCTGCTTGCACATCAGCTTCTCTGAAGATGAGCTACTTGAACCAGAGCTGGACACTGCCGTGGGGCCCAGCAGGGTCCCCTCTTAG